Proteins found in one Janthinobacterium lividum genomic segment:
- a CDS encoding PRTRC system protein D yields MNPVVRAVDVGRGNTKYIFGTKVDGTPQCDMFPSQAAPSESLRDHDAWGAKRKTTTVPIEGLFYEVGPDVHLAADVFSANMLQNDHYCLTPEYMALLLGAVDYMQLDHIDLLVVGLPVATFKQRRWVAVLEKKVQGEHQLGNGKRVTIARVKAVAQPTGALMYYGIAYNRVAELRKERSLIVDPGRRTFDWIVSHGMQSVEKRSHSVNRGMFDVLQSIADGISRITASQYRDYDVIDRALREGKKPVIFQSDYDIAPHLAMAHKIPEQAVAEMTRYVGDAADIKNIILVGGAAFFYRKALKAAFPRHMITELKDPIFANVKGFQYAGAAFSKTYRAGVVPELENPGTPHGLPRSA; encoded by the coding sequence ATGAATCCAGTGGTACGGGCAGTCGATGTGGGACGTGGGAACACGAAGTATATTTTCGGCACCAAAGTGGATGGGACCCCGCAATGTGACATGTTTCCTTCACAGGCGGCACCATCCGAGTCATTGCGTGACCATGATGCATGGGGCGCAAAGCGTAAGACTACGACTGTGCCTATCGAGGGCTTGTTTTACGAAGTTGGTCCCGATGTCCATTTGGCAGCAGATGTTTTCTCAGCGAATATGCTGCAAAACGATCACTACTGCCTTACCCCTGAATATATGGCGTTATTGCTGGGGGCTGTGGATTACATGCAACTCGACCATATCGATCTTCTTGTCGTTGGTCTTCCGGTCGCCACATTCAAGCAGCGGCGCTGGGTAGCAGTACTGGAAAAAAAGGTGCAGGGAGAGCATCAGCTAGGAAATGGCAAACGGGTCACTATAGCGCGGGTCAAGGCAGTGGCGCAGCCGACCGGTGCTCTCATGTATTACGGAATTGCGTATAACCGGGTCGCGGAATTACGCAAGGAGCGCAGTCTTATTGTGGATCCTGGCCGACGTACCTTTGATTGGATTGTCTCTCACGGGATGCAGTCAGTGGAAAAGCGAAGCCACTCAGTCAACCGTGGCATGTTCGACGTATTACAGTCTATCGCCGATGGAATTAGTAGGATTACTGCATCACAATACCGAGACTACGATGTGATTGACCGGGCGTTACGGGAGGGCAAGAAACCGGTGATATTTCAATCCGACTACGATATTGCTCCCCATTTGGCCATGGCGCACAAGATACCGGAGCAGGCTGTCGCTGAAATGACCCGCTATGTCGGAGATGCCGCCGATATCAAAAATATCATTTTGGTTGGCGGTGCCGCGTTCTTTTACAGGAAGGCGCTCAAGGCAGCTTTTCCGAGACATATGATCACCGAGCTAAAAGATCCGATCTTTGCCAATGTCAAAGGCTTTCAATACGCTGGGGCTGCATTTTCCAAAACATACCGTGCTGGTGTCGTACCTGAGCTGGAGAACCCAGGCACACCGCACGGGTTACCCCGGAGTGCTTGA
- a CDS encoding H-NS family nucleoid-associated regulatory protein produces the protein MNLENLSIAELRALQDDIKKQLKVREQKDLDEARAKILQIAQSLGKSVKELVGDGVRVKTQTVAVKYRNPNDASQQWSGRGRQPKWVKDWVDSGKTLDQAKV, from the coding sequence ATGAATCTGGAAAATTTGAGCATTGCGGAACTGCGTGCATTACAGGACGATATCAAAAAACAGTTGAAGGTCCGCGAGCAAAAGGATCTGGATGAAGCGCGGGCAAAAATTCTGCAAATTGCGCAGAGCCTTGGAAAATCAGTCAAAGAGTTGGTCGGTGATGGGGTCAGGGTGAAAACTCAAACGGTTGCAGTAAAGTATCGCAATCCGAATGATGCTTCGCAACAGTGGAGTGGCCGTGGTCGCCAGCCGAAATGGGTCAAAGACTGGGTTGACTCAGGAAAGACACTGGATCAAGCAAAAGTGTAA
- a CDS encoding MarR family winged helix-turn-helix transcriptional regulator, with amino-acid sequence MNTNLGFCLALHHAHANLQLKLDDELGIHHGISFNDFVLLNVLAQADGGQVSIPELVRPLGQSQSSVLRQLIVLEKIGLVVREGENGCRQAVLRPAGRALVNSASETANGICTEAVESIPPAAVETMFAALKSLHARQS; translated from the coding sequence GTTTGGCACTACACCATGCCCACGCCAACCTGCAACTCAAACTTGATGACGAGTTAGGCATACACCATGGAATCAGTTTTAATGACTTTGTACTACTCAATGTGCTCGCGCAGGCGGACGGTGGCCAGGTAAGTATTCCGGAACTCGTGCGTCCACTTGGTCAGTCCCAATCATCAGTGCTGCGTCAGTTGATCGTGCTTGAAAAGATTGGCCTTGTGGTGCGCGAAGGTGAAAATGGATGTCGTCAGGCTGTGCTTCGCCCAGCCGGGCGTGCGCTCGTGAACTCCGCAAGCGAGACTGCCAATGGCATTTGCACCGAAGCCGTTGAATCAATCCCCCCTGCAGCGGTGGAGACGATGTTCGCGGCACTGAAAAGTTTGCACGCACGCCAATCTTAG